Proteins from one Lonchura striata isolate bLonStr1 chromosome 6, bLonStr1.mat, whole genome shotgun sequence genomic window:
- the LOC144246449 gene encoding olfactory receptor 14A16-like, with protein sequence MSNSSSISHFLLLALADTRQLQLLHFCLFLGISLAALLGNGLIISAVACGHHLHTPMFFFLLNLALSDLGSICTTVPKAMHNSLWDTRNISYIGCSAQLFFFLFFTGAEISLLTIMCYDRYVSICKPLHYGTLLGSRTCAHMAAAAWASGFLNALMHTASTFSLPLCHGNALDQFFCEIPQILKLSCFKSYLRELGLIAVTMSFGFGCFVFIVFSYVQIFRAVLRIPSEQERHKAFSTCLPHLAVVSLFVSTVMFAHLKPPSMSSPSLDLTVSVLYSVVPPALNPLIYSLRNQELKVAVWTLMTGFVLGSMDPLSVTMSLWLNQALHCHTAQEKACPEDNLSIK encoded by the exons atgtccaacagcagctccatcagccacttcctcctgctggcactggcagacacgcggcagctgcagctcctgcacttctgcctcttcctgggcatctccctggctgccctcctgggcaacggcctcatcatcagcgccgtagcctgcggccaccacctgcacacgcccatgttcttcttcctgctcaacctggccctcagcgacctgggctccatctgcaccactgtccccaaagccatgcacaattccctctgggacaccagaaaCATCTCCTACATAGGATgttctgcacagctctttttctttctgttcttcacTGGAGCAGAAAtttccctcctgaccatcatgtgctacgaccgctacgtgtccatctgcaaacccctgcactatgggaccctcctgggcagcagaacttgtgcccacatggcagcagctgcctgggccagtggctttctcaatgctctcatgcacacGGCCagtacattttccctgcccctgtgccatggcaatgccctggaccagttcttctgtgaaatcccacagatcctcaagctctcctgcttcAAATCCTATCTCAGAGAACTTGGGCTCATTGCTGTTACTATGTCTTTTGGATTTGGTTGTTTTgtattcattgttttctcctatgtgcagatcttcagggctgtgctgaggatcccgtCTGAGCAGgaacggcacaaagccttttccacctgcctccctcacctggctgtggtctctctctttgtcagcactgtcatgtttgctcacctgaagcccccctccatgtcctccccatccctagATCTGAcagtgtcagttctgtactcggtggtgcctccagccctgaaccccctcatctacagcctgaggaaccaggagctcaaggttgcagtgtggacactgatgactggat TTGTCCTCGGTTCCATGgatcccctcagtgtcacaatgtcactTTGGTTAAaccaggccctgcactgtcacactg CTCAGGAGAAAGCTTGTCCTGAGGACAACCTCtccataaaatga